In Nostoc sp. GT001, a genomic segment contains:
- a CDS encoding cobalamin-binding protein — translation MKDSDVRIVSLIPGGTEILATLGLVNAIVGRSHECDYPPEILNRPICTQARLNNDASSSQIHDEVNNLLQSALSIYEIKTDVLEKLQPTHILTQDQCDVCAVSLHDVEKAVATLIDSKPQIISLQPNILTDVWADIERVGNIFGVDSVKVLENLEARVKICQQKIQGLSLDELPTVACIEWTDPLMVAANWIPELVNLAGGQSLFCATGQPSPVLPWETLLTTNPDVIVFMPCGFDLNRTRKEANLLTQRPEWEKLHATKAGRVYITDGNSYFNRPGPRLVDSLEILAEILHPEIFQYGYKGTAWEVL, via the coding sequence ATGAAAGATAGTGATGTAAGAATTGTTTCCCTGATTCCCGGTGGAACAGAGATTTTAGCGACACTAGGGTTGGTTAATGCTATTGTGGGGCGATCGCACGAATGTGATTACCCTCCAGAAATTCTCAATCGCCCCATTTGTACCCAAGCACGTTTAAATAATGATGCCTCCAGCAGCCAAATTCACGACGAAGTGAATAATTTATTGCAATCTGCTCTTAGTATTTATGAAATCAAAACAGATGTTTTAGAGAAATTGCAGCCTACCCATATTCTCACTCAAGACCAGTGCGATGTTTGTGCTGTTAGCTTACATGATGTTGAAAAGGCAGTTGCTACACTGATTGACAGTAAACCTCAGATTATTTCTTTACAACCCAATATTCTCACGGATGTTTGGGCTGACATTGAGCGAGTCGGCAATATCTTTGGTGTAGACTCGGTAAAAGTCTTAGAAAATTTAGAAGCTCGCGTCAAAATTTGTCAGCAAAAAATCCAAGGACTTTCTTTAGATGAACTGCCTACTGTCGCCTGTATCGAGTGGACTGATCCTTTGATGGTCGCCGCTAATTGGATTCCTGAATTAGTTAACTTAGCAGGAGGACAGTCTTTATTTTGCGCTACAGGTCAGCCTTCTCCGGTCTTGCCGTGGGAAACACTATTAACAACTAATCCCGATGTAATTGTTTTTATGCCTTGTGGCTTTGATTTAAACCGCACTCGCAAAGAAGCCAATTTATTAACTCAACGTCCAGAATGGGAAAAACTACATGCTACCAAGGCTGGTAGAGTCTACATTACTGACGGCAATTCTTACTTTAATCGTCCAGGGCCGCGACTGGTAGATTCTCTAGAAATTTTGGCAGAAATTTTGCATCCAGAAATTTTTCAATACGGCTACAAAGGAACTGCTTGGGAAGTTTTGTAA
- a CDS encoding phytochelatin synthase family protein, producing MSIRVEHFDKPSMTLEAFTREVEAAVCDENDVHILNFNTRIAHENPSLEGGHFSLLADYEPETQEITIADTNPKRYTRFWKCPIGRIYAACVDKDSSSNRSRGMIVLRRKEKVNLAGNGVVHPAEIALNALHSE from the coding sequence GTGTCCATTCGGGTGGAGCATTTTGATAAACCCAGTATGACGCTCGAAGCATTCACACGTGAAGTTGAAGCTGCCGTTTGTGATGAGAATGATGTCCACATTCTTAACTTCAATACCCGTATTGCTCATGAAAATCCAAGCTTAGAAGGTGGTCACTTCTCCTTATTGGCAGACTATGAACCGGAAACTCAAGAAATCACCATTGCAGATACAAATCCCAAACGATATACCCGGTTTTGGAAATGCCCAATTGGGCGCATATATGCCGCTTGCGTAGATAAGGATTCTTCATCGAATCGCTCTCGTGGCATGATTGTGCTTCGTAGGAAGGAGAAAGTCAATCTAGCAGGTAATGGGGTGGTTCATCCAGCAGAAATCGCCTTGAACGCTCTCCATTCTGAATAA
- a CDS encoding TMEM165/GDT1 family protein, producing the protein MDWHLLGLSFITVFLSELGDKSQLAAIALSGRSNSPRAVFFGAAGALLLTSLLGSLAGGAVAELLPTRVLKAIAAVGFAILAARLLLFNNEPSVDSEQTP; encoded by the coding sequence ATGGATTGGCATTTATTAGGACTTAGCTTTATTACAGTTTTTTTATCAGAATTGGGTGACAAAAGTCAGCTAGCAGCGATCGCACTTTCAGGACGTTCTAATTCTCCACGTGCAGTATTTTTTGGTGCAGCAGGGGCATTGCTGTTGACAAGCCTGTTGGGATCGTTAGCAGGGGGTGCAGTAGCCGAATTATTACCTACACGTGTTTTAAAAGCGATCGCGGCTGTAGGATTTGCCATTCTTGCTGCACGCCTGCTGTTATTTAACAATGAACCATCGGTAGATTCTGAGCAAACACCGTAA
- a CDS encoding YkgJ family cysteine cluster protein, translated as MSTWQCVKQCGACCNLDPAERPDLEEYLSPPELELYLSMVGEGGWCVNFDHTTRECRIYPNRPRFCRVESEVFQDMYGVEPEEVNDFAIDCCRQQIEGVYGDRSLEILRFDKAVGL; from the coding sequence ATGTCAACTTGGCAATGTGTAAAGCAATGTGGAGCCTGCTGTAATCTCGACCCAGCAGAGCGTCCAGACTTGGAAGAGTATCTCTCACCACCAGAACTAGAACTCTACCTCAGCATGGTAGGCGAAGGGGGATGGTGCGTTAATTTCGACCATACCACGCGAGAATGTCGCATCTACCCTAATCGTCCGCGCTTCTGCCGTGTGGAATCAGAAGTGTTTCAAGATATGTATGGGGTTGAACCAGAAGAAGTCAACGATTTTGCTATTGACTGCTGTCGCCAGCAAATAGAGGGAGTATACGGCGATCGCAGTTTAGAAATATTACGCTTCGACAAAGCTGTTGGCCTTTGA
- a CDS encoding photosystem II reaction center protein Ycf12, whose product MFDSLFNAFTSINWEVIFQLLSVALIVIAGPVVIFLLAFRNGNL is encoded by the coding sequence ATGTTTGACTCTTTGTTTAACGCTTTTACCAGTATCAATTGGGAAGTTATTTTCCAATTGCTATCCGTGGCACTAATTGTAATTGCTGGACCAGTGGTAATCTTTTTGCTGGCATTTCGCAACGGCAACCTATAG
- a CDS encoding UPF0175 family protein translates to MAGSAVSLGKAAAFCSMNKPQFMYELGRLQIPVINLDDDQIADELRDD, encoded by the coding sequence ATAGCGGGAAGCGCTGTATCGCTTGGTAAAGCCGCCGCCTTTTGCAGCATGAACAAACCGCAGTTCATGTACGAACTAGGACGTTTGCAAATCCCTGTTATCAACTTAGATGATGACCAAATCGCCGACGAATTGCGCGATGATTAA
- the pstB gene encoding phosphate ABC transporter ATP-binding protein PstB, whose translation MTYSNSRSQSDSATIDKDNSVFNVEGVKVYYGGFLALIDVYLKIPDKQIIAFIGPSGCGKSTLLRCFNRMNDLIPGAKVEGRLNYRDRNIYDPKINSVKLRRQIGMVFQRPNPFPKSIYENIAFAPLANGYKGNVDELVEDSLRRAAIWDEVKDKLKEKGTALSGGQQQRLCIARAIAMKPDVLLMDEPCSALDPISSRQVEELCLELKEQYTIIMVTHNMQQASRVADFTAFFNTEIDEYGKRRGKLVEFNPTAQMFSSPQTKEAEDYISGRFG comes from the coding sequence ATGACTTATAGCAATAGTAGAAGTCAATCAGATAGTGCCACAATAGACAAAGATAATTCTGTATTTAATGTTGAAGGTGTGAAAGTCTATTATGGAGGATTTCTAGCACTTATAGATGTCTACCTAAAAATTCCTGATAAACAAATTATTGCTTTTATTGGCCCTTCAGGATGCGGTAAAAGTACCTTATTGCGTTGCTTCAACCGGATGAATGATTTAATCCCTGGTGCTAAGGTTGAAGGTAGACTGAATTATCGCGATCGCAATATCTATGATCCTAAGATAAATTCGGTCAAATTACGCCGCCAAATCGGAATGGTTTTTCAAAGACCGAATCCTTTCCCTAAGTCAATATACGAAAATATTGCCTTTGCTCCCCTTGCTAACGGTTACAAAGGTAACGTTGATGAATTGGTGGAAGATTCCCTCAGACGCGCTGCTATTTGGGATGAAGTCAAAGACAAACTCAAAGAGAAGGGAACTGCATTATCTGGCGGACAACAGCAACGACTTTGCATTGCTCGTGCGATCGCCATGAAGCCAGATGTATTATTAATGGATGAACCATGTTCTGCTCTCGACCCGATTTCTAGCCGCCAAGTAGAAGAACTCTGCTTAGAACTTAAGGAGCAATACACCATCATCATGGTGACACACAATATGCAGCAAGCTTCTAGAGTCGCAGATTTCACAGCTTTCTTCAATACGGAAATTGACGAGTATGGCAAACGTCGCGGCAAATTAGTTGAGTTTAATCCGACAGCGCAAATGTTCAGTTCTCCTCAAACCAAAGAAGCTGAAGATTATATCAGTGGACGGTTTGGTTAA
- the pstA gene encoding phosphate ABC transporter permease PstA yields the protein MATSYQENDSFASGAEFTDNVDKRESLGKVFEVIFLFGLMIGIFVLALLLFDILGDGLGRFLSPGFLTDTPSRFPDQGGIRPAIVSSILLGLVVIFVTVPIGVGAALYLEEYAPKAWWTAIIEINISNLAGVPSIVYGLLGLGVFNYLLGFGPALISGALTLSLLSLPVIIVTSREAIRAVPDSLRNASYGLGVTKWKTISSHVIPYAVPGILTGVIISVSRAIGDAASLIVVGAVGFLTFDPGLFQRFMALPIQIYSYITRPEPGFASAAAATIIALLLLILALNGVAIYIRQRFSIR from the coding sequence ATGGCTACTAGTTATCAAGAAAATGATTCCTTTGCATCTGGGGCAGAATTTACTGATAATGTTGACAAAAGGGAGAGTTTAGGAAAAGTATTTGAAGTAATTTTTCTATTCGGTTTGATGATTGGGATATTTGTCCTAGCTTTGCTCCTTTTCGATATTTTGGGAGACGGATTAGGTAGATTTTTGTCCCCAGGATTTCTCACAGATACCCCTTCTCGTTTTCCTGACCAAGGTGGTATCCGTCCTGCTATTGTTAGCAGCATTTTGTTGGGACTTGTTGTGATTTTTGTCACCGTCCCAATTGGTGTAGGAGCAGCTTTATATCTCGAAGAGTATGCACCCAAAGCTTGGTGGACAGCGATTATTGAGATTAATATCAGTAATCTGGCGGGTGTACCTTCTATCGTCTATGGGTTGCTGGGTTTAGGAGTTTTTAATTATTTGCTTGGGTTTGGCCCTGCTTTGATTTCTGGTGCATTGACTTTATCTTTGCTGTCTTTACCAGTCATTATTGTCACCTCTAGAGAAGCAATTCGCGCTGTCCCGGATTCTTTGAGAAATGCTTCTTACGGCTTAGGTGTCACCAAATGGAAAACTATTAGCAGTCATGTCATACCTTATGCTGTTCCTGGTATTTTGACAGGGGTGATTATCTCTGTATCTCGTGCTATTGGTGATGCAGCATCTCTAATTGTTGTCGGTGCTGTAGGTTTTCTTACTTTTGACCCTGGTTTGTTCCAGAGATTTATGGCATTACCCATTCAAATTTACAGTTATATCACTCGTCCTGAACCGGGTTTTGCTAGTGCAGCAGCAGCAACAATTATTGCGTTGTTACTCTTGATTTTAGCTTTAAATGGTGTAGCAATTTATATCCGACAACGCTTCTCAATCCGTTAG
- the pstC gene encoding phosphate ABC transporter permease subunit PstC has translation MQNSTSQDDPYLLPRQSLDKDISEDISERIVGTILFACALVSILTTFGIVIIIFQETFGFFQEVSFAQFFLDTKWTPLFAERHFGIWPLINGTFLTTAIAMSVAIPLGLSSAIYLSEYAQPKVAAVLRPAVELLAGIPTVVYGYFALLFLTPLLRHIIPLEIFNSLSAGVMMGIMITPTVGSISLDAIKSVPRSLREGAYALGITKLETIFKVVLPAALSGIIASIILGISRAVGETMTVLIAAGLQPKLTISFAESIATMTAYMAQISGGDSPRGSLNFKTLYAVGAVLFLITLSLNIVSYWIANRYKEKYE, from the coding sequence ATGCAAAATTCCACTTCTCAAGACGATCCTTATTTACTACCCAGACAATCACTAGACAAAGATATATCTGAAGATATATCAGAAAGGATTGTGGGAACGATTTTATTTGCTTGTGCTTTAGTTTCTATTTTGACTACCTTTGGTATTGTCATAATTATTTTTCAGGAGACATTTGGTTTTTTCCAAGAAGTTTCCTTTGCTCAATTCTTTCTTGATACTAAATGGACACCTCTATTTGCAGAGAGGCATTTTGGCATTTGGCCTTTAATTAATGGCACTTTCTTGACTACAGCTATTGCTATGTCAGTGGCGATTCCTTTGGGTTTATCTTCTGCCATTTATTTGAGTGAATATGCTCAACCCAAAGTAGCAGCAGTTTTACGCCCAGCCGTGGAACTTTTAGCAGGAATTCCAACTGTAGTATATGGTTACTTTGCACTATTGTTTCTGACACCATTGCTGCGGCATATTATCCCTTTAGAAATATTCAATTCCTTAAGTGCGGGGGTAATGATGGGAATTATGATTACTCCCACCGTTGGTTCTATTAGCTTAGATGCTATTAAATCAGTTCCGCGTTCTTTGCGCGAAGGAGCTTATGCTTTAGGTATCACTAAACTAGAAACTATTTTTAAAGTAGTTTTACCAGCCGCACTTTCGGGAATTATCGCCTCGATTATTTTGGGTATTTCTCGCGCTGTGGGTGAAACAATGACTGTCCTCATCGCCGCCGGACTACAGCCAAAGCTGACTATTAGCTTTGCAGAATCAATCGCAACGATGACTGCTTATATGGCACAAATTTCTGGTGGAGATAGTCCGCGTGGAAGTCTCAATTTCAAGACTTTATATGCTGTAGGTGCGGTTTTGTTTTTGATTACCCTATCTTTGAATATTGTTAGTTACTGGATTGCTAATCGTTATAAGGAAAAATACGAGTAA
- a CDS encoding PstS family phosphate ABC transporter substrate-binding protein, which yields MSFHRRFKDSFFFTSLMVLASSITACNGGQELKSQVSIDGAAVGFPISLAVAEEYQKVKSDAKVSVASSGTGGGFSKFCNGDIDVVGASRTIRNEEIKKCKSKNIEFVELPIGLDGVAVIANSKNDFAKCLTIKEMNTIWSAKSDGKILTWDQVNPKFPKLPLKLYAPASDTGTFDYLTQAVTGKAKNGRTDYTPSHNQNLLVQGVSGDESALAYVGISYYIQNQEKLNLVAIENLKGECKKPVPLDNVLKNTYTPLSRPLFIYVSKISLDNKPAVKEFVDFYLENSWKWVDGAGYVALPDEAYVKVKQKFAAGETGTKFQKAKPGEPITNFL from the coding sequence ATGAGCTTTCATCGCAGATTTAAAGATAGCTTTTTCTTCACATCTTTAATGGTTCTTGCCAGTAGCATCACTGCTTGTAACGGTGGACAAGAATTGAAAAGTCAGGTGAGTATTGATGGTGCAGCCGTGGGTTTTCCTATTTCTTTAGCAGTTGCAGAAGAATACCAGAAGGTGAAATCTGACGCGAAAGTTAGTGTTGCTTCCAGTGGTACTGGTGGCGGTTTCAGTAAATTTTGTAATGGCGATATTGATGTTGTTGGTGCTTCTCGTACCATCAGAAATGAAGAAATTAAAAAATGTAAAAGTAAGAACATTGAGTTTGTGGAGTTACCGATAGGTTTAGACGGCGTAGCTGTAATTGCAAATAGTAAGAACGATTTTGCTAAATGTCTAACCATTAAGGAAATGAACACAATTTGGAGTGCTAAATCAGACGGCAAAATCTTGACTTGGGATCAAGTTAATCCTAAATTTCCTAAGCTACCATTGAAGCTTTATGCTCCGGCTTCTGATACGGGAACTTTTGATTATTTAACTCAAGCCGTTACTGGTAAAGCCAAGAATGGCCGCACTGACTACACTCCTAGCCATAATCAAAATCTGCTAGTGCAAGGTGTTTCTGGAGATGAATCAGCATTGGCTTATGTAGGGATATCTTACTACATTCAAAACCAGGAAAAGCTCAATTTAGTTGCTATCGAAAATCTCAAAGGAGAATGCAAAAAACCAGTTCCGTTGGATAATGTCCTCAAAAATACCTACACACCTTTGTCTCGTCCCCTGTTTATATATGTCAGTAAGATATCTTTAGATAACAAACCAGCAGTCAAAGAATTTGTAGATTTTTATCTAGAAAATTCTTGGAAGTGGGTAGATGGTGCTGGATATGTAGCACTACCTGATGAAGCTTACGTCAAGGTAAAACAAAAATTTGCTGCTGGTGAAACTGGGACAAAATTTCAAAAAGCTAAACCAGGTGAACCAATTACAAACTTTCTTTAG
- a CDS encoding sulfate ABC transporter substrate-binding protein, with the protein MSKSQQPTQLSKFLSEGIQAYAIKALRTIKFCYQHTIRSWLNRHTVQSFVSLFLIGTFLSMAVASCSGSSSASKNDVKLKLASFSVTKAAHDQIIPKFVESWKKEHNQNVTIEATYGGSGAQAATVIDGSQEADIVHLALPLDVIKIQQADLIKSGWETRYPRNGIVSKSVAAIVTREGNPKNIQTWADLAKDGVKIIAANPKTSGIAIWEFLAFWSSVSLTGGDETAALDYVTKVYKNIPVLTKDAREASDSFFKKGEGDVLINYENEVILAQIGGLKLPYVVPQVNISIDNPVALVDKNVDKHGTREVAQAFVNFLYSTEAQREFAKLQYRPVNPTVTQEVASKQPPIKTLFTSQDLGGWELIQKKFFEDGAIFDKVQAASKA; encoded by the coding sequence ATGAGCAAGTCGCAACAACCAACACAATTAAGTAAATTCCTAAGTGAAGGGATACAGGCTTATGCCATAAAAGCCTTGCGGACTATAAAATTCTGCTATCAACACACAATTAGAAGTTGGTTGAATAGACACACTGTGCAAAGCTTTGTAAGTCTATTTCTAATAGGTACTTTTTTGAGTATGGCTGTTGCCTCCTGTTCTGGAAGTAGTTCAGCTAGCAAAAATGATGTTAAGTTAAAACTCGCTTCTTTCTCCGTCACCAAAGCTGCACATGACCAGATAATTCCCAAATTTGTCGAAAGCTGGAAGAAAGAACACAACCAAAACGTCACGATTGAGGCGACTTATGGGGGTTCTGGCGCTCAAGCGGCTACAGTAATTGACGGTTCGCAAGAAGCAGATATAGTACATTTGGCACTTCCCCTAGATGTGATCAAAATTCAGCAAGCCGATTTGATTAAGTCAGGTTGGGAAACCAGATATCCGAGAAATGGTATTGTCAGTAAATCTGTAGCTGCGATCGTTACTCGTGAAGGTAATCCCAAAAACATTCAGACTTGGGCAGACTTAGCAAAAGATGGCGTGAAAATAATTGCAGCTAACCCAAAAACTTCTGGTATTGCTATCTGGGAATTCTTAGCTTTTTGGAGTTCTGTGAGTTTAACAGGTGGTGACGAAACCGCAGCATTAGATTATGTCACCAAAGTTTATAAGAACATCCCGGTATTGACGAAAGATGCCCGTGAAGCTAGCGATTCATTCTTCAAAAAAGGCGAGGGAGATGTCTTAATTAACTACGAAAATGAGGTAATTTTGGCGCAAATAGGTGGATTGAAACTGCCTTATGTTGTACCTCAAGTTAATATTTCCATCGATAATCCTGTGGCTCTAGTTGATAAAAACGTTGATAAACACGGTACAAGAGAAGTTGCACAAGCATTTGTTAATTTTCTTTACTCAACAGAAGCTCAACGGGAATTTGCTAAATTACAGTATCGTCCTGTTAACCCCACTGTCACTCAAGAAGTAGCGTCAAAACAGCCGCCAATTAAAACTTTATTTACCTCCCAAGATTTAGGTGGTTGGGAGCTTATCCAGAAAAAGTTTTTTGAAGATGGGGCAATTTTTGACAAAGTTCAAGCTGCTAGCAAAGCATAA
- a CDS encoding exonuclease SbcCD subunit D has product MIKILHLSDIHMGSGFSHGRINPATGLNTRLEDFVNTLSICIDRALTDAVDMVIFGGDAFPDATPPPYVQHAFANQFRRLMDANIPTVLLVGNHDQHSQGQGGASLNIYRTLGVPGFVVGDTLTTHYIQTRNGKVQVITLPWLTRSTLMTRQETEGLSLAEVNQLLTERLRVVLEGEVRRLDPNVPTILLAHLMADNATLGAERFLAVGKGFTLPLSLLTRPCFDYVALGHVHRHQNLNKSNNPLVIYPGSIERVDFSEEKEDKGYVMLELERGSAKWEFCPLTVRTFQTIEMDISKADDPQAVLMKAIAKYDIEDAVVRLIYKLRSEQMDLIDSSSLHTALSPAHTYTIQAELVSQLARPRIPELSASSSIDPMEALKTYLNNREDLKDIATSMMDAAQKLLADEVEVWLEAANNS; this is encoded by the coding sequence ATGATTAAGATCCTCCATCTCTCCGACATCCACATGGGAAGCGGCTTCTCCCACGGACGAATTAATCCCGCAACTGGATTAAATACACGATTGGAGGATTTTGTCAATACTCTCTCTATATGTATTGACCGAGCGCTGACAGATGCAGTCGATATGGTGATATTTGGTGGCGATGCTTTCCCGGATGCTACACCACCACCTTATGTACAACATGCTTTTGCCAACCAGTTTCGCCGTCTTATGGATGCCAATATTCCAACAGTGCTGTTGGTAGGCAATCACGACCAACATTCCCAAGGACAGGGAGGAGCGAGTTTAAATATTTACCGCACTTTGGGAGTGCCAGGGTTTGTTGTTGGTGATACATTAACTACTCACTACATCCAAACCCGTAATGGCAAAGTGCAAGTAATCACCCTGCCTTGGCTGACCCGTTCCACTCTTATGACTCGCCAAGAGACAGAAGGTTTATCTTTGGCGGAAGTCAACCAACTATTAACAGAACGTCTGCGAGTTGTTTTAGAAGGGGAGGTTCGCCGTCTTGACCCTAATGTGCCTACTATTCTTTTGGCTCACTTGATGGCTGACAATGCAACCTTGGGCGCAGAACGCTTTTTGGCAGTAGGTAAAGGCTTTACTCTACCACTATCTTTGTTGACGCGACCTTGTTTTGATTATGTAGCCTTGGGACACGTCCACCGCCATCAAAATCTGAATAAATCGAACAACCCACTAGTGATTTATCCAGGGAGTATTGAGCGGGTAGATTTTAGCGAAGAAAAAGAAGACAAAGGCTATGTGATGCTGGAACTGGAGCGGGGAAGCGCTAAGTGGGAATTTTGTCCCTTAACAGTTCGGACTTTCCAAACCATTGAGATGGATATCTCGAAAGCAGATGATCCGCAAGCGGTGTTAATGAAAGCGATCGCCAAGTATGATATTGAAGATGCTGTAGTGCGGCTAATTTACAAACTCCGCTCTGAACAGATGGATTTAATTGACAGTTCCTCTCTACATACTGCTTTAAGTCCCGCTCACACCTACACCATTCAAGCAGAATTAGTGAGTCAATTAGCCAGACCCCGAATTCCTGAATTGAGTGCGAGTAGCAGCATCGACCCAATGGAAGCGTTAAAAACTTACTTGAACAACCGCGAAGACCTCAAAGATATTGCAACATCAATGATGGATGCAGCGCAGAAGTTACTAGCAGATGAAGTGGAAGTTTGGCTGGAAGCAGCAAATAATTCGTAA